One segment of Deinococcus sp. Leaf326 DNA contains the following:
- a CDS encoding HAD family phosphatase has product MTIKALFWDIGGVLLTNGWDREQRAQVTASFGLDAAEFTERHKLAAPELELGRMTLAEYMDQTVFYEPRDFSPAEFRAAMEAVSRPYPDSLALARELSAQIRMYSLNNEGRDLNEYRIATCGLQEFLLAFFSSCYLGVLKPSPAIYRLGLSFAGVRPDEAVMIDDRAQNVQAARSVGMHAVQFRDAAGLRQDLAALGVGQP; this is encoded by the coding sequence ATGACCATCAAGGCGCTGTTCTGGGATATCGGAGGCGTGCTCCTCACCAACGGCTGGGACCGCGAGCAACGCGCGCAGGTGACAGCCAGTTTCGGCCTCGACGCGGCCGAGTTCACCGAGCGCCACAAGCTCGCCGCGCCCGAGCTGGAACTGGGCCGCATGACCCTGGCCGAATACATGGATCAGACGGTGTTCTACGAGCCGCGCGACTTCTCGCCCGCCGAGTTCCGCGCGGCGATGGAGGCGGTCAGCCGGCCCTACCCCGACTCGCTGGCGCTGGCCCGCGAGCTCTCGGCACAGATACGGATGTACTCGCTGAACAACGAGGGCCGCGACCTCAACGAGTACCGCATCGCCACCTGCGGCCTCCAGGAGTTCCTGCTGGCCTTCTTCTCATCGTGCTATCTGGGGGTTCTCAAGCCCAGCCCGGCCATCTACCGCCTGGGCCTGAGCTTCGCGGGTGTGCGCCCCGACGAGGCGGTCATGATCGACGACCGCGCGCAGAACGTGCAGGCGGCCCGCTCGGTGGGGATGCACGCCGTGCAGTTCCGGGACGCGGCGGGGCTCCGTCAGGACCTCGCAGCTCTGGGCGTGGGCCAGCCCTGA
- a CDS encoding ACT domain-containing protein has protein sequence MSLTLSVLSGEYAVCQLPGDAAPPTWALSGELWSLTRAPGELSVVCAAAQVPAGVRAQGGWAALRLHGPFEFTLTGILAGVLNPLRDAGVGIFALSTFDTDYVLVAQERLPDAVAALHSAGHTVRE, from the coding sequence ATGTCCCTGACCCTCTCGGTCCTGAGCGGCGAGTACGCCGTATGCCAGCTTCCCGGTGACGCCGCGCCGCCCACCTGGGCCCTGTCCGGCGAACTGTGGTCGCTGACCCGCGCGCCCGGCGAGCTGTCGGTGGTCTGCGCCGCCGCGCAGGTGCCGGCCGGGGTGCGTGCCCAGGGGGGTTGGGCGGCGCTGCGGCTGCACGGCCCCTTCGAGTTCACGCTGACCGGCATCCTGGCGGGCGTGCTGAACCCGCTGCGGGACGCCGGGGTGGGTATCTTCGCGCTATCTACCTTCGACACCGACTATGTGCTGGTCGCGCAGGAGCGGTTGCCGGACGCCGTGGCCG
- a CDS encoding S1C family serine protease: MTNLSEFSSQLADTAEAVAASLVTVHAARPISGSVVGDDLILTVAHVLNGDEVTVSTPDGRHLTASVVGRDPGSDLALLRAGGLSLAPLSPAPAPRVGELLLAVGRPERGPQASLGLLRQSGLERGWLPAGAEPFPGVSGGALVDVCGGLVGVLNAGTPRRGLLAVPAARALKVAELLSQTGRVPRGYLGLATQPVVLPGTGAVGDMQDTPQDGRPPQEDGRSPRGPWDRAWGPEGRGPWGGRGPWGKPGPRGGQGPRGPWDREGGDPRSAGRGRGRDEDGRAGGWGRGPRWPEGTRLGLTAVQVETGSPAAQAGLKVGDILLSLDGEGVRHPRELLERVQSRAGDTLTARILRGGEEQDVALTVGER; this comes from the coding sequence ATGACGAATCTTTCCGAATTTTCCAGCCAACTGGCCGATACCGCAGAAGCGGTGGCTGCCAGCCTCGTGACCGTCCATGCCGCGCGCCCCATCAGTGGCAGCGTGGTGGGCGACGACCTCATCCTGACCGTGGCCCACGTCCTGAACGGCGACGAAGTGACCGTGAGCACTCCGGACGGCCGCCACCTGACGGCGAGCGTGGTGGGCCGCGACCCCGGCAGCGACCTCGCCCTGCTGCGCGCGGGGGGCCTGAGCCTCGCTCCCCTGAGCCCCGCTCCGGCCCCCCGTGTGGGGGAGCTGCTGCTGGCCGTCGGCCGCCCCGAACGCGGCCCCCAGGCGTCGCTGGGCCTGCTGAGGCAATCGGGCCTGGAACGCGGCTGGCTGCCAGCCGGCGCCGAGCCCTTTCCGGGGGTGAGTGGGGGCGCGCTCGTGGACGTGTGCGGCGGCCTAGTCGGCGTGCTCAACGCCGGAACCCCCCGCCGGGGCCTGCTGGCCGTGCCGGCCGCCCGCGCGCTGAAGGTCGCCGAACTGCTCTCGCAGACCGGCCGCGTGCCGCGCGGATATCTGGGGCTCGCCACCCAGCCGGTCGTGCTGCCGGGCACCGGGGCGGTGGGCGACATGCAGGACACGCCGCAGGACGGGCGCCCACCGCAGGAAGACGGGCGCAGCCCGCGTGGACCCTGGGACCGTGCCTGGGGCCCGGAAGGCCGGGGACCGTGGGGCGGCCGTGGGCCGTGGGGCAAGCCGGGGCCCCGGGGGGGGCAGGGTCCGCGTGGGCCCTGGGACCGGGAAGGCGGCGACCCCCGCTCGGCCGGACGCGGCCGGGGCCGTGACGAGGACGGCCGGGCTGGAGGCTGGGGCCGCGGGCCCCGCTGGCCCGAGGGCACCCGCCTGGGCCTGACAGCCGTGCAGGTCGAGACCGGCAGCCCCGCCGCGCAGGCTGGCCTGAAGGTCGGCGACATCCTCCTGAGCCTGGACGGCGAGGGCGTGCGGCACCCGCGCGAGTTGCTCGAGCGCGTCCAGAGCCGCGCCGGCGACACCCTCACGGCCCGCATCCTGCGCGGCGGTGAGGAGCAGGACGTGGCCCTGACCGTCGGAGAACGCTGA
- a CDS encoding response regulator transcription factor: protein MAASTPAPASPSPEASGLPSVRMAMRPGIGAAGAAALLASAGVRVVTDAQEDADVLIIDDSWLAEPHALATAAAVVALGSPVWAALLTEWAPGGFAALGQEATAAELLAGVLGAAAGLAVLPPGVLGELGPEDEDDLDDLAGAGDIALTPRERDVLAQLAAGLSNKRAARELGVSESTVKFHVQAIYAKLGVQSRAGAVARGIALGLVSV from the coding sequence ATGGCTGCCTCCACCCCTGCGCCCGCCTCCCCCAGCCCTGAGGCCAGTGGTCTGCCCAGCGTGCGCATGGCGATGCGCCCCGGCATCGGCGCGGCGGGCGCGGCAGCCCTGCTCGCCTCGGCCGGGGTGCGGGTCGTCACGGACGCCCAGGAGGACGCCGACGTCCTAATCATCGACGACAGCTGGCTGGCCGAGCCGCACGCCCTAGCGACAGCGGCGGCCGTCGTGGCGCTGGGATCGCCCGTGTGGGCCGCGCTGCTCACCGAATGGGCGCCGGGGGGCTTCGCGGCCCTGGGGCAGGAGGCCACCGCCGCCGAACTCCTCGCGGGCGTGCTCGGCGCGGCGGCGGGACTGGCCGTGCTGCCGCCGGGGGTGCTGGGAGAGCTTGGCCCGGAGGACGAGGACGACCTCGACGACCTTGCGGGCGCCGGGGACATCGCCCTGACCCCCCGCGAGCGCGACGTGCTGGCGCAGCTCGCGGCAGGCCTGAGCAACAAGCGGGCGGCCCGCGAACTGGGCGTGTCGGAAAGCACCGTCAAGTTCCATGTGCAGGCCATCTACGCCAAGCTCGGCGTGCAGAGCCGCGCGGGAGCGGTGGCGCGCGGCATCGCCCTGGGGCTGGTGAGCGTGTAG